Proteins encoded in a region of the Drosophila sechellia strain sech25 chromosome 2L, ASM438219v1, whole genome shotgun sequence genome:
- the LOC6612099 gene encoding C-type lectin 37Db — translation MSMCIKGSFGFLLVALILECANAHTCPLPFSLVGNKCYHVSLQETNWHVADRSCRKLGAELMVLDNQEDKLLTTNFLKSMGLSFTQSWHHSVWAGINCLGNRRTFLLARNGETVPYLNWVPREPNNASPEEDCVGFANYNGAFGYHDIECKVQFPFVCQRTPAEEYLCLKRDIFVEVLL, via the exons ATGAGCATGTGCATCAAAGGGTCTTTTGGTTTCCTACTCGTAGCTCTGATTCTCGAATGTGCCAATGCGCATACGTGTCCGTTGCCGTTTAGTCTAGTCGGAAACAAGTGCTACCACGTATCCTTGCAGGAG ACCAACTGGCATGTTGCCGATCGAAGCTGTCGAAAACTTGGTGCCGAACTAATGGTGCTCGACAATCAAGAGGACaaactccttacaaccaactTCCTAAAGAGTATGGGGCTATCCTTCACCCAAAGCTGGCATCATTCCGTTTGGGCTGGCATCAATTGCTTGGGTAACCGGCGCACCTTTCTACTCGCCAGGAACGGCGAAACTGTGCCGTACCTTAATTGGGTACCACGGGAACCGAACAACGCTTCTCCCGAAGAGGATTGTGTTGGATTCGCCAATTACAATGGAGCCTTTGGGTACCACGATATAGAGTGCAAGGTTCAGTTTCCATTTGTGTGCCAGAGGACACCAGCGGAGGAATACCTCTGCCTTAAGCGGGATATCTTCGTAGAGGTCCTTTTGTAG
- the LOC6612100 gene encoding 60S ribosomal protein L9 produces MRTINSNQCVKIPKDIKASVKARVVTITGTRGTLKRSFKHLALDMYMPDKRTLKVEKWFGTKKELAAVRTVCSHIENMIKGVTFGFQYKMRAVYAHFPINCVTSENNTVIEIRNFLGEKYIRRVEMAPGVTVVNSTAQKDELIVEGNDIESVSGSAALIQQSTTVKNKDIRKFLDGLYVSEKTTVVKLES; encoded by the exons ATGCGTACCATCAATTCCAACCAGTGCGTGAAGATCCCCAAGGATATCAAGGCCTCGGTGAAGGCCCGTGTGGTGACCATCACCGGCACCCGCGGCACCCTGAAGCGCAGCTTCAAGCACTTGGCTCTGGACATGTACATGCCCGACAAGCGCACCCTGAAGGTGGAGAAGTGGTTCGGAACCAAGAAGGAGTTGGCCGCCGTTCGTACCGTCTGCAGTCACATCGAGAACATGATCAAGG GAGTCACGTTTGGATTCCAGTACAAGATGCGTGCTGTGTACGCCCATTTCCCCATCAACTGTGTCACCTCCGAGAACAACACGGTCATTGAGATCCGTAACTTCTTGGGCGAGAAGTACATCCGTCGTGTGGAGATGGCTCCTGGCGTCACAGTGGTCAACTCCACTGCCCAGAAGGACGAGCTTATCGTGGAGGGAAACGATATTGAGTCTGTCTCCGGATCTGCCGCCCTCATCCAGCAGTCCACGACCGTCAAGAACAAGGATATCCGTAAGTTCCTTGACGGTCTGTACGTGTCCGAGAAGACGACCGTTGTGAAGCTAGAGTCTTAG